A section of the Streptomyces sp. V3I8 genome encodes:
- a CDS encoding ABC transporter substrate-binding protein, whose translation MSRTPRPRVPGTALVAAVALATALTACSAPGESDDDTRSDSGPVKIAVVNARSGQLSSLGDWEHKGAKLAIDEWNKKGGIDGRRIEMKSFDDQGDPTTGTNLARKIDSGNYIAMIGTAESAVTIAMAPVLKQAGIPNITSGQADALVDQKSPFLFLNGPTSTTYDSTLAKHLVQDKGHKKIAMITNNGSFGKGEHDAFAEAAKDLGVTPVTDQVVTTDQKEFSAALTKIRSKKPDVVFIGSEEVEAGLIVKQARDLGITVPFAGAAPQGTPVFIDTAGKKAAEGTIVSSPYLGNDISPAARKFAAAYKAAYGEEAELHGAKAYDGTNILLTALENSDVATGKKLADAIRATTYDGLLGTFEFGADGVGITATTIGVIQDGKLVEQK comes from the coding sequence ATGAGCCGTACACCCCGTCCCCGCGTCCCCGGCACCGCACTCGTCGCGGCGGTCGCCCTGGCCACCGCCCTGACGGCCTGCAGCGCCCCGGGCGAGTCCGACGACGACACCCGGTCCGACTCGGGCCCCGTCAAGATCGCCGTCGTCAACGCCCGCAGCGGGCAGCTCTCCTCGCTGGGCGACTGGGAGCACAAGGGCGCCAAGCTCGCCATCGACGAGTGGAACAAGAAGGGCGGCATCGACGGGCGCAGGATCGAGATGAAGTCGTTCGACGACCAGGGCGACCCGACCACCGGCACCAACCTGGCTCGCAAGATCGACAGCGGGAACTACATCGCGATGATCGGTACCGCGGAGAGCGCGGTCACCATCGCCATGGCACCCGTGCTCAAGCAGGCCGGCATACCGAACATCACCTCCGGCCAGGCCGACGCCCTCGTGGACCAGAAGAGCCCGTTCCTCTTCCTGAACGGACCCACCAGCACCACCTACGACAGCACCCTGGCCAAGCACCTCGTCCAGGACAAGGGCCACAAGAAGATCGCGATGATCACCAACAACGGCTCCTTCGGCAAGGGCGAGCACGACGCCTTCGCCGAGGCGGCCAAGGATCTCGGTGTCACTCCCGTCACCGACCAGGTCGTCACCACCGACCAGAAGGAGTTCAGCGCCGCGCTCACCAAGATCCGCTCCAAGAAGCCCGACGTCGTCTTCATCGGCTCCGAGGAGGTGGAGGCCGGCCTCATCGTCAAGCAGGCCCGCGACCTCGGCATCACCGTTCCGTTCGCCGGCGCCGCCCCCCAGGGCACGCCGGTGTTCATCGACACCGCGGGCAAGAAGGCCGCCGAGGGCACCATCGTCAGCTCCCCCTATCTGGGCAACGACATCAGCCCCGCGGCCCGGAAGTTCGCCGCCGCGTACAAGGCGGCCTACGGCGAGGAGGCCGAACTGCACGGCGCCAAGGCGTACGACGGCACGAACATCCTCCTCACCGCCCTCGAGAACAGCGATGTCGCCACCGGCAAGAAGCTCGCCGACGCCATCCGCGCCACCACGTACGACGGACTGCTCGGAACGTTCGAGTTCGGCGCCGACGGCGTCGGCATCACCGCGACGACCATCGGTGTCATCCAGGACGGCAAGCTCGTCGAGCAGAAGTGA